The Candidatus Cybelea sp. sequence GCTGACGGTCGTGTACGTCGTGGTGCTGTTCCTTGCGCTACCGAGTTGAGAGGTCTTTGCGCAGGTAGACCACCCGTTCGGTCTCGCTGAATCCACACGCGGTATGCGCGTGCAGCGAGGCCTCGTTCCAGAGTTGCGTATCGGAGCCCAGTTCCGAATAGCCGTGGTCGCGGCACCACGCTTCGGCGGCCTCCATCAGCCGACGCCCGACGCCGCGTCCTCGCGCCTCCGGCTCAACGTACCATCCCTCGACGAAGGGTACCGGCATCGACGTGCAGCCGTTCGCATACGAGCGTACCCCGAGCTCGAGAAAACCCATCGGCGCCGAGGCCGTCGCGACGAAGGCGGCGATCGGCACCAACAGGCGCGTTCCCGCAAGAAATGCCGCCGCCTCGGCTGCGAGCTCGCCGGGGTCCGCGTCGGGCCACAGGCGGGCGCGCATCGAGGCCCAGGCGGAAGAATCGGCCGATGAGACCGGACGAACTCGGACGTTCATTGAAAGGAAGCAATCACTATGAGATTTGGTACCTTTCTGTTTCGCGCTGCATTCGCCGCAGCGCTCCTGGCGTGCTCTCTGCCGGGGAGGGCGCTCGCCATCGACACGATTCCATTCACGCCGGCTAACGGTTTGATTCAAGTGCAGGGGTCCGTCGACGGCGGCGCGCCCGTACCGATGCTGGTGAACCTCGGCGCCGGCATCGACGTGCTCTCGTCGAGGGTGGGGCGCCGCTTCGTGCGCGTGAACGGCAAGTACGTCAGCTTGCGCTTGAGCGGGGAGCGCGTCGATCTTCCGATCGGCAACGTTAATTCGTTCACGGTCGGTGGCGTAAGTCTCGACGTGCCGCACATCGGCATCTGGAGCGGGCTGGACGGCACCGGCATCGATGGTTTGATTTCGGCGACGGCGTTTCGGAACATCACGACGACGTTCGACTTCCGTACGCAGAAAGTGATCATCGAGGACGCGCAGAGCTTCCCCGAGCGAATCCGGATCGCGACGAAGATCCCGTTGATCTTACAGGACGACCTGGGCATCGCGCTCGGGGTTTTTGCACGGTTCG is a genomic window containing:
- a CDS encoding GNAT family N-acetyltransferase; this translates as MNVRVRPVSSADSSAWASMRARLWPDADPGELAAEAAAFLAGTRLLVPIAAFVATASAPMGFLELGVRSYANGCTSMPVPFVEGWYVEPEARGRGVGRRLMEAAEAWCRDHGYSELGSDTQLWNEASLHAHTACGFSETERVVYLRKDLSTR